In Bacteroidetes bacterium GWF2_43_63, a single genomic region encodes these proteins:
- a CDS encoding electron transport complex subunit RsxE produces MNQWTNFTKGFIKENPVLVLLLGMCPTLGVTTSAINGIGMGLATTFVLIMSNVIISLIKNFIPSSVRIPAFIVVIASFVTVVDLSMKAYIPDLHAQLGLFIPLIVVNCIVLGRAEAFASKNNVFSSFIDGLSMGLGFTFALGLLGSIREILGGGAIFNQKFIPAEMDGILVFVLAPGAFIALGYLIALVNSFKKK; encoded by the coding sequence ATGAATCAATGGACAAATTTCACCAAGGGTTTTATTAAAGAAAATCCTGTATTGGTGCTACTGCTGGGAATGTGTCCCACGTTGGGTGTTACCACATCGGCCATCAACGGAATCGGGATGGGACTGGCCACCACTTTCGTACTGATTATGTCTAACGTAATCATTTCGCTGATCAAGAATTTTATTCCTTCATCGGTGCGCATTCCTGCATTCATTGTTGTGATTGCTTCTTTTGTGACCGTCGTCGATCTTAGCATGAAGGCTTATATTCCTGATCTGCATGCGCAGCTTGGTCTCTTTATTCCGTTGATCGTTGTAAACTGCATCGTGCTTGGCCGTGCCGAAGCATTTGCATCCAAGAATAATGTATTCAGCTCATTCATAGATGGCCTGAGCATGGGACTGGGATTCACATTCGCTCTTGGTTTGCTTGGATCTATCCGTGAAATTCTGGGTGGAGGAGCCATTTTTAACCAGAAGTTTATTCCTGCTGAAATGGACGGAATCCTTGTTTTTGTGCTTGCTCCCGGCGCTTTCATTGCCCTGGGATATCTGATTGCACTTGTCAACAGTTTTAAAAAGAAATAA